Genomic window (Rosa chinensis cultivar Old Blush chromosome 6, RchiOBHm-V2, whole genome shotgun sequence):
TGATCAATTAGTTTCCCACCAAAAAGCAAAGCAAGTAATGTTCGTTGTTTCATACTCGATTCGTTTATTAGAATGAACGTTCATATATAGTGGATTTACAAAGAAATCCATcattatttctattttctatgTAGCAGGACAGTAGATTCAATTGGAAATGGGCACACAGAGCTCTTCACCTCCTCGGTGGAAATATGATGTCTTTTTGAGTTTTAGAGGCGAGGATACTCGAAAGGCTTTTACAGACCATTTATACGCTGCATTGGACCATCAAGGAATCATAACTTTCAGGGATGATCCTGAACTTCACAAAGGGGAAGCTATTTCTCCAGCACTTTTTGCTGCAATTAAAGAATCAAGATTTGCCCTCATTGTTCTCTCACAAAATTATGCATCCTCGACATGGTGCTTGGAGGAACTTGTGAGAATTCTGGAATGTATGAAAGCAAGAGAAGCTGTGCTGCCAATTTTCTATGATGTTGATCCCTCTGATGTACGAAAGCAAACAGGGAGTTTTGGTGAAGCCTTTGCTAATCATGAAGAAAGGTTTAGCGATGACAAGGAGAAAGTGCGGAGGTGGAGATCTGCATTAACAGAAGTGGCAAGTTTCTCAGGGTGGAATTCAAAGGAATGGTATGCAcatactcttttctttttaattgtcACTTTCCATTAATTTATAGGAGTTCATTTTTGCGCTCGTCATTGTGTTTTTCACAAATAATATAGGCAGACAATCAATTGAGCTTATGAGACTTTTTTAAATGTCATTACAAGAATATAGAAGAAATCAAGTCCAATGCAGAGACATTTTCATAAACTAAATTAATCTTCATATCAATAACCTGATAAGTTTAGTCTATTCTGTGTTGTAGGTATGAATCAAGGCTCACTACAAATATTGTTGAAGTTATATGTAAAAGATTGCAACCTACATCATACAGTTATGCAGAAAATCTAGTTGGAATTTACTCAAGATTGCATCGAGTTAATTCGCTTTTAAGTGTAGGGGAGGATGACGTCCGCTTCATTGGTATATGGGGAATGGGCGGGATTGGTAAGACTACTATGGTAAGAGCGGTGCATGAGAGAATCTCTCATGAATTTGAATCTAATTTCCTTCTTACCGATGTTAGAAACTCCTCCGTTGAAAAAGGTGGTTTACTTAATCTGCAAAAGCAACTTCTCTCTGGGATTGGGGCAAAAAACGTTGACATATTAGACCTTCATGTAGGAGCCACCATATTACAGAAGTTATTATGTCACAGAAAAGTTCTTCtcattcttgatgatgtgaaccATTCAAGTCATTTAAAATATTTGGCAGGAAGCCAAGAGTGGTTTGGTTCAGGGAGTAGAGTTCTTATCACAAGTAGAAATGAGCATTTGTTGATTGAACATGGAGTGGAGTTAAGATTAAAGGTCGAAGAATTAAATAATGATGATTCTCTTCAGCTTTTTAGCTGGAAAGCATTCAAAAGAGGTTACCCTGAAGAAGATTTTCTTGGTTTGTCAGAATCTGTTACAAGTCATGCCAAAGGTCTTCCTCTAGCTCTTGAAGTACTGGGTTCTTATTTGTATGGAAGAGATATAAGTGAATGGAAGAGTGCACTGGGAAAACTGGGAAGAGTTTGTAACCCGGAAATTTTTGACGTCCTTAAAATAAGTTACAATGATCTAGATTCcgaagagaagaaaattttcctggacattgcatgtttctttaatGGATGGGACAAAGATCGAGTAACGGAAGTACTAAACAGTTGCGatatttctgcaattattggaaTAAAAGTCCTCATAGAAAGATCTCTCCTAAATGTTTCGGATGGAAGACTAAGAATGCACGATTTGCTCCAAGAAATGGGATGGGAAATTGTCCGCCAAGAGTCTCATAACGAGCTGGGCAGGTGCAGTAGGTTGTGGCTTCTTGAAGACGTCAAACATGTCTTGGCCAACAATACTGTAAGAAATTTACTACAAGAataattttaactgttatttgcTAGTACATTATATGACAAGTCAGTCTACTAAATCTGCTTTTTATGGTATGATAAAATTTGGTTGATAGGGAACTGAAGCAATAGAAGGCATATTTGTGGACTCAACTGAGTTAGGAGTAGACGTGGACGGGGACGGGGACGTGGACGTGGACGTGACTCCAAAATCATTTTCAATGATGAACAAATTGAGATACCTGAGGATCAAGAGTGGGAACCTGTCTAAGGAACTTGAGTATCTTCCCAATAGTTTACGGATTCTTGATTGGACGAGGTATCCGTTAAAATCTTTGCCATCACATTTCAACCCTCGGAAGCTGCTCCAACTAAGCTTGTCTCATAGTTGTATTGAACATTTTCGGATAGGAACAGGG
Coding sequences:
- the LOC112174846 gene encoding disease resistance protein RUN1 isoform X1 is translated as MGTQSSSPPRWKYDVFLSFRGEDTRKAFTDHLYAALDHQGIITFRDDPELHKGEAISPALFAAIKESRFALIVLSQNYASSTWCLEELVRILECMKAREAVLPIFYDVDPSDVRKQTGSFGEAFANHEERFSDDKEKVRRWRSALTEVASFSGWNSKEWYESRLTTNIVEVICKRLQPTSYSYAENLVGIYSRLHRVNSLLSVGEDDVRFIGIWGMGGIGKTTMVRAVHERISHEFESNFLLTDVRNSSVEKGGLLNLQKQLLSGIGAKNVDILDLHVGATILQKLLCHRKVLLILDDVNHSSHLKYLAGSQEWFGSGSRVLITSRNEHLLIEHGVELRLKVEELNNDDSLQLFSWKAFKRGYPEEDFLGLSESVTSHAKGLPLALEVLGSYLYGRDISEWKSALGKLGRVCNPEIFDVLKISYNDLDSEEKKIFLDIACFFNGWDKDRVTEVLNSCDISAIIGIKVLIERSLLNVSDGRLRMHDLLQEMGWEIVRQESHNELGRCSRLWLLEDVKHVLANNTGTEAIEGIFVDSTELGVDVDGDGDVDVDVTPKSFSMMNKLRYLRIKSGNLSKELEYLPNSLRILDWTRYPLKSLPSHFNPRKLLQLSLSHSCIEHFRIGTGPLENLKTINLSHSRNLVNTSNFKSMPHLEFLFLEGCIKLSAVDPGIGELERLTVLHLKDCNNLVGLPSSVGGLKSLKYLILSGCSKLQKLPDELGHVSCLEVLDLSRTGMTEVPSPIVHLENLKKFSLAGCNLHPSSTFWNMLVCQFLRQSHIAVGLSLSRLSGLHSLTELNLSECNLSELPSEFGCLSTLRRLDLSRNQFIRLPDSIGQLSRLESLQLHWCRKLRTLPELPSLASVDASHCISLDTLANQIGQCNSVLFGSFVNCFKLVENESTGSIAVALLIRYLKSKAFSDHNNRFNCIVPGNEIPEWFNHQSVGDSITVELQPGWLSNKWMGFAWCVVFRFLLPQPPWAGMFFNCRLFANGKRMPLNFQFFGPEWGAREWGEFYAIEPVSDQIWLSNLHRDFCKHEWQDIYYQLDFSIEINYIDVEQSEDRKIHTKVVEVKKCGVRMVYEEDAEEPLETLLQQSNVGSFTKRRLQHYDGDDDDDDASSSSASQAHPKKMKQLHLDGAGPSGTPYS
- the LOC112174846 gene encoding disease resistance protein RUN1 isoform X2 — protein: MGTQSSSPPRWKYDVFLSFRGEDTRKAFTDHLYAALDHQGIITFRDDPELHKGEAISPALFAAIKESRFALIVLSQNYASSTWCLEELVRILECMKAREAVLPIFYDVDPSDVRKQTGSFGEAFANHEERFSDDKEKVRRWRSALTEVASFSGWNSKEWYESRLTTNIVEVICKRLQPTSYSYAENLVGIYSRLHRVNSLLSVGEDDVRFIGIWGMGGIGKTTMVRAVHERISHEFESNFLLTDVRNSSVEKGGLLNLQKQLLSGIGAKNVDILDLHVGATILQKLLCHRKVLLILDDVNHSSHLKYLAGSQEWFGSGSRVLITSRNEHLLIEHGVELRLKVEELNNDDSLQLFSWKAFKRGYPEEDFLGLSESVTSHAKGLPLALEVLGSYLYGRDISEWKSALGKLGRVCNPEIFDVLKISYNDLDSEEKKIFLDIACFFNGWDKDRVTEVLNSCDISAIIGIKVLIERSLLNVSDGRLRMHDLLQEMGWEIVRQESHNELGRCSRLWLLEDVKHVLANNTGTEAIEGIFVDSTELGVDVDGDGDVDVDVTPKSFSMMNKLRYLRIKSGNLSKELEYLPNSLRILDWTRYPLKSLPSHFNPRKLLQLSLSHSCIEHFRIGTGPLENLKTINLSHSRNLVNTSNFKSMPHLEFLFLEGCIKLSAVDPGIGELERLTVLHLKDCNNLVGLPSSVGGLKSLKYLILSGCSKLQKLPDELGHVSCLEVLDLSRTGMTEVPSPIVHLENLKKFSLAGCNLHPSSTFWNMLVCQFLRQSHIA